A portion of the Anabas testudineus chromosome 22, fAnaTes1.2, whole genome shotgun sequence genome contains these proteins:
- the atp5if1b gene encoding ATPase inhibitor B, mitochondrial — MARFLRPNIRSLITSQLRMSSDQLGELGKGAGKGGGGGGSVREAGGAFGKKQAAEEEMYFKRKEKEQLAALKQHHQEEIEHHKKEIERLQREIDRHKGKIRKLKHDD, encoded by the exons ATGGCGAGGTTTTTAAGGCCTAACATCAGGAGTTTGATCACTTCACAACTCAGAATGTCATCCGACCAG CTGGGTGAGCTAGGCAAAGGTGCAGGCaaaggtggtggaggtggaggatcCGTCAGAGAGGCAGGTGGAGCCTTTGGGAAGAAGCAGGctgctgaggaggagatgtACTTCAA ACGTAAAGAGAAGGAGCAACTGGCTGCATTGAAACAGCACCACCAGGAGGAAATTGAACACCACAAAAAGGAAATTGAGCGTCTGCAGCGTGAGATTGACCGCCACAAGGGAAAGATTAGGAAGCTGAAGCACGATGACTGA
- the zmpste24 gene encoding CAAX prenyl protease 1 homolog yields MVETIFDLPVEKQIFYAVLGFSWTVYLWEAYLSYRQRRIYRATRHVPQELGKIMDSETFEKSRLYQLDKSNFSFWSGLYSETEGTLILLLGGIPLLWGIAGTVIARFGFGSEYEITQSLVFLTLATLFSALTGLPWSLYNTFVIEEKHGFNQQTLGFFFKDAIKKFVVTQCILLPVTSLLLYIIKIGGDYFFIYAWLFTLAVSLVLVTIYADYIAPLFDKFTPLPEGELKTNIEAMAKSISFPLTKVYVVEGSKRSSHSNAYFYGFFKNKRIVLFDTLLEDYSPLNKTGEPQPEQPENDETSSESKAKPKNKKQGCNNPEILAVLGHELGHWKLGHTVKNIVISQMNSFLCFSLFAVLIGRKELFVAFGFIDSQPTLIGLMIIFQFIFSPYNELLSFCLTVLSRRFEFQADAFARSMGKASELYSALIKLNKDNLGFPVADWLFSMWHYSHPPLLERLRALGNIKQD; encoded by the exons atgGTTGAAACTATATTTGACCTCCCGGTCGAAAAGCAGatattttatgctgttttaGGATTTTCGTGGACAGTGTATCTGTGGGAGGCATACCTTTCTTACAGGCAG AGGAGGATATACAGGGCAACAAGACATGTGCCACAGGAGCTTGGGAAGATCATGGATTCTGAAACTTTTGAGAAGTCACGTCTTTATCAGCTAGATAAAAGCAACTTCAGCTTTTGGTCTGGACTCTATTCTGAGACGGAGGGAACG TTGATCCTGCTACTGGGTGGAATCCCGTTACTGTGGGGCATTGCTGGAACTGTGATAGCTCGCTTTGGATTTGGATCAGAGTACGAGATCACACAGTCCCTTGTGTTTCTGACGCTTGCCACCCTGTTCAGTGCCTTAACTGGCCTTCCCTGGAGTTTGTACAACACATTTGTCATTGAGGAGAAACATGGCTTTAATCAGCAG ACACTGGGGTTCTTCTTTAAGGATGCCATTAAGAAGTTTGTTGTGACCCAGTGTATACTGCTGCCTGTAACCTCATTGCTTTTGTACATCATCAAGATTGGTGGAGACTACTTTTTCATCTATGCCTGGCTCTTTACCCTGGCTGTTTCTCTG GTACTTGTAACGATCTATGCTGATTACATTGCTCCCCTGTTTGACAAGTTCACCCCATTGCCAGAAGGAGAGCTAAAGACAAACATTGAGGCTATGGCCAAGAGTATAAGCTTCCCCCTCACCAAGGTTTATGTTGTAGAAG GTTCCAAGCGATCATCTCACAGCAATGCGTACTTTTACGGGTTCTTCAAGAACAAGCGTATTGTGCTATTTGACACGCTCCTGGAGGACTACTCGCCTCTCAACAAGACCGGAGAGCCACAGCCGGAGCAGCCAGAGAATGATGAGACATCCAGCGAGTCAAAAGCCAAGCCAAAG AACAAGAAACAAGGATGCAACAACCCGGAGATCCTTGCAGTCCTGGGTCATGAGCTCGGCCACTGGAAGCTTGGCCATACTGTCAAGAATATTGTCATCAGTCAG ATGAATTCCTTCCTGTGCTTCTCCCTGTTTGCTGTTCTGATTGGACGTAAGGAGCTGTTTGTAGCTTTTGGCTTCATTGACAGCCAACCCACATTAATAGGCTTGATGATTATCTTCCAGTTCATCTTCTCCCCATACAATGAG ctcctgtctttctgtctgacagtcCTGAGTCGCAGGTTTGAGTTTCAGGCAGATGCTTTTGCACGTAGCATGGGCAAAGCCTCTGAACTCTACTCTGCCCTCATCAAGCTCAACAAGGACAACCTTGGCTTTCCTGTAGCTGACTGGTTGTTCTCCATGTGGCACTATTCCCACCCTCCTCTCCTGGAGCGCCTCAGAGCGCTGGGCAACATCAAGCAAGACTGA
- the rpl13a gene encoding 60S ribosomal protein L13a, protein MADRFNKVLLLDGRGHLLGRLAAIVAKQVLLGHKVVVVRCEGINISGNFYRNKLKYLAFLRKRMNTNPSRGPYHFRAPSRIFWRTVRGMLPHKTKRGQAALERLKVFDGIPPPYDKRKRMVVPAALKIVRLKPTRKFALLGRLAHEVGWKYQAITATLEEKRKEKAKLRYTKKKTLTKLTKQAEKNVESKIAKYTDVLKQYGVLV, encoded by the exons ATGGCGGACCGGTTCAATAAG GTTCTGCTGCTTGATGGCAGAGGCCATCTACTTGGCCGCCTTGCTGCCATTGTGGCTAAACAGGTTCTGCTGG GACAcaaagtggtggtggtgagaTGTGAAGGCATCAACATCTCCGGCAACTTCTACCGTAACAAGT TGAAGTACCTGGCTTTCCTGCGTAAGAGGATGAACACCAACCCCTCTCGTGGGCCATACCATTTCAGAGCTCCCAGCAGGATCTTTTGGAGGACTGTCAGAG GTATGCTGCCCCACAAAACCAAAAGAGGACAGGCTGCTCTGGAGAGGCTGAAGGTGTTCGACGGTATCCCCCCTCCCTATGACAAG AGGAAGCGCATGGTTGTCCCAGCTGCTCTTAAGATTGTGCGTCTGAAGCCCACTCGCAAG TTCGCCCTTCTTGGGCGTCTGGCACATGAGGTTGGCTGGAAGTACCAGGCTATCACAGCCACCCTcgaggagaagagaaaggagaaggcCAAGCTCCGCTACACCAAGAAAAAGACACTGACCAAGCTGACCAAGCAGGCAGAAAAGAACGTTGAGAGCAAAATTGCAAAGTACACAGACGTTCTCAAACAATATGGAGTCCTCGTCTGA